In Flavobacterium gelatinilyticum, a genomic segment contains:
- a CDS encoding sensor histidine kinase — MKEIVKINLDNEMDLILAHKRSMKIAEMCGMPLSSQTRFSTAVSEVARCSIANGKNSVLVLGINIIRASHKEILAVLTDKVDLKKCNPEAYKYAAKISGNIEYHYADNKSVTTLSHQVPSPGLLSDAKINTLVDYFKYEPPISAYDEIRKKNIELVALSEKLGESENRYRTLVDTIPVLICIVNDRNIVLLANNAFEIYLKLPFHSFDKKSLGAFIHHDDVQLIIEGWSNVKKNKRDFSADIRIKKEDIYIWHNVSIMPNKSEDGSIGSWLIYFVNNNAQKMIVETLKDNSELRKIQLELESANSKLKFKNKELEQFAFITSHDLQEPLRKIMIMISRAAEHLTEQQKTLYYFDKITLAAGRLSNLISDVLNYSRVNNHDKFTAEIDLNDVATQTLDDLSLIIEEKKAVINLSPLPVVNGIDTQLRQLFYNLINNALKFNAAQPAVNISSRIISAQSNTAFDVQAPSGNFHVISIQDNGIGMDSEYSGRIFDMFQRLHQRDQYSGNGIGLALCKRIIENHNGTINFTSIPGQGTTFWIYLPKN, encoded by the coding sequence ATGAAGGAAATTGTAAAAATTAATCTTGACAATGAAATGGACCTCATATTGGCTCATAAGCGTTCTATGAAAATCGCTGAAATGTGTGGCATGCCTTTATCGTCACAGACCCGTTTTTCTACCGCTGTTTCAGAAGTGGCAAGATGTTCCATTGCCAATGGAAAAAATTCGGTGCTGGTATTGGGAATCAACATTATCAGAGCGAGTCACAAAGAAATATTGGCTGTGCTTACCGATAAAGTCGATCTTAAAAAATGCAACCCCGAAGCCTATAAATATGCCGCCAAAATATCAGGCAATATAGAGTACCATTATGCCGACAACAAATCGGTAACAACTTTAAGCCATCAAGTCCCGTCACCAGGGCTTCTTTCAGATGCCAAAATAAATACTCTGGTTGATTATTTCAAGTATGAACCGCCCATTTCTGCTTATGATGAAATCAGAAAAAAGAATATTGAGCTTGTAGCGCTTTCAGAAAAACTGGGAGAAAGTGAAAACCGCTACAGAACTCTTGTTGATACAATTCCTGTTTTAATCTGCATCGTCAATGACCGAAACATAGTGCTGCTGGCAAACAATGCATTTGAAATTTACCTAAAACTTCCTTTTCATTCTTTTGATAAAAAAAGCCTTGGTGCATTCATACATCATGACGATGTACAGCTGATTATTGAAGGATGGAGCAATGTCAAAAAAAACAAAAGAGATTTTTCTGCTGATATCCGTATTAAAAAAGAGGATATTTATATTTGGCATAATGTTTCAATTATGCCAAATAAATCCGAAGACGGTTCTATAGGAAGCTGGCTTATTTATTTTGTAAATAATAATGCCCAGAAAATGATAGTTGAAACGCTGAAGGATAATTCAGAGCTCAGAAAAATACAGCTTGAACTTGAAAGTGCCAACTCAAAACTCAAATTCAAAAACAAGGAACTGGAACAGTTTGCCTTTATAACAAGTCATGATCTTCAGGAACCGCTGCGAAAAATAATGATTATGATTTCAAGAGCAGCGGAACATTTGACAGAGCAGCAGAAAACGCTTTATTATTTTGATAAAATTACTCTGGCAGCCGGCAGATTATCTAATTTGATTTCAGATGTTCTTAATTACTCCCGTGTCAATAATCATGATAAATTTACAGCAGAAATAGATCTTAATGATGTTGCAACACAAACTTTAGACGATTTGAGCCTTATTATTGAAGAAAAAAAAGCAGTTATAAATTTAAGTCCGCTTCCGGTTGTTAATGGAATTGATACGCAGCTGCGCCAGCTGTTTTATAATTTAATAAATAATGCGTTAAAATTTAATGCTGCACAGCCTGCGGTAAATATTTCCTCACGTATAATTTCAGCCCAAAGCAACACCGCTTTTGATGTTCAAGCTCCTTCAGGGAATTTTCATGTAATTTCAATTCAAGATAATGGAATTGGAATGGACAGTGAATATTCAGGACGAATCTTTGATATGTTCCAGCGGCTGCATCAAAGAGATCAGTACAGCGGGAATGGTATTGGTTTGGCAT
- a CDS encoding SpoIIE family protein phosphatase — MDNTFSVYKIDDRSLIAFIKREIHNLALQLGFKPHRAAETDIIIAELTSNLIKYAGGGDLLYRAHNHGSCNEIEIYCLDKGTGIDNISKIMKDGYSTSSTLGHGIGAIKRLSNDFQIYSMRGWGTVQYIKICDKPDVSIPNSTTKLDMSALSVNYPGERVCGDGYHIKYTRKGFQIFVGDGLGHGANAHEAVEQAIRSFKQCTENDPVAVLRYVHEHVKKSRGLVATIAAVDYETESWNICGIGNINTRIYNGLDNKTYTPYNGIIGHNIPRTLNSTVVPYQKHQIIIMHSDGLRTRWNLSELNSIIKQSPAIIASALYKDNVRGTDDATILVGKII; from the coding sequence ATGGATAATACTTTTTCCGTTTACAAAATTGACGATAGAAGTCTTATCGCTTTTATTAAACGAGAGATACATAATTTAGCACTTCAATTAGGTTTCAAACCGCACAGAGCTGCTGAAACTGATATTATTATTGCCGAACTTACTTCTAATCTTATTAAATATGCAGGTGGTGGAGATCTGCTTTACAGAGCACATAATCATGGGAGCTGTAATGAAATAGAAATATACTGTCTGGATAAAGGAACTGGTATTGACAATATTTCCAAAATAATGAAAGACGGATATTCTACCTCGAGTACACTTGGTCATGGCATTGGTGCGATTAAGAGATTAAGCAATGATTTTCAGATTTATTCTATGCGCGGATGGGGAACGGTCCAATATATTAAAATCTGTGATAAACCCGATGTTTCGATTCCAAATTCAACTACAAAGTTGGATATGTCAGCATTAAGCGTAAATTATCCAGGCGAGCGAGTATGCGGAGACGGGTATCATATTAAATATACCAGAAAAGGTTTTCAGATTTTTGTTGGAGATGGATTAGGACACGGAGCAAATGCTCACGAAGCAGTTGAACAAGCAATTAGATCTTTTAAGCAATGTACAGAAAATGATCCTGTGGCAGTGCTTCGATATGTTCATGAGCACGTTAAAAAAAGCAGAGGACTTGTTGCGACTATTGCTGCCGTTGATTATGAAACAGAAAGCTGGAATATCTGCGGTATAGGTAATATCAATACACGTATCTATAACGGACTTGATAACAAAACGTATACCCCGTATAACGGTATTATAGGTCATAATATTCCCCGCACGCTCAATAGCACAGTTGTTCCCTATCAAAAGCATCAGATTATTATCATGCACAGCGATGGGCTTAGAACAAGATGGAATTTAAGTGAACTTAATTCTATAATTAAACAGAGTCCGGCTATTATTGCTTCTGCCTTGTATAAAGACAATGTTAGGGGAACTGATGATGCTACAATTTTGGTTGGAAAAATAATTTAA
- a CDS encoding anti-sigma regulatory factor — MTTATNKEELLIVKEQDVVPLRNRVKEYGVKIGMSILNQTKLITATSELVRNLLKYGGGGKVIIESVTNGRDLGVRVTFIDKGPGIKDITLAMQDGYSTGKSLGLGLPGTKRLVNEFDIQTQLGNGTTVTIIKWKNG; from the coding sequence ATGACGACAGCAACGAATAAAGAGGAACTGCTTATAGTAAAAGAGCAGGATGTAGTTCCATTGCGCAACCGCGTAAAGGAATATGGTGTAAAAATTGGAATGAGCATTTTAAATCAGACCAAGTTAATTACTGCAACAAGCGAACTTGTCCGTAATCTTCTAAAGTACGGAGGAGGAGGGAAAGTTATAATAGAATCTGTAACCAACGGACGTGATCTAGGTGTACGCGTAACTTTTATTGACAAAGGGCCTGGCATAAAAGATATAACTCTTGCTATGCAGGACGGTTACAGCACCGGAAAAAGTTTAGGCCTTGGCCTGCCCGGCACAAAAAGGCTGGTAAATGAATTTGATATACAAACCCAATTAGGAAACGGTACAACCGTAACTATAATAAAGTGGAAAAATGGATAA
- a CDS encoding STAS domain-containing protein, giving the protein MERIPILKMGDFLLVTIQVDLYDQLAENLESDLINTINKHNSKGVLIDISAVSIIDSFMGRILGNIAVMSKIMDAQTVVVGMQPAVAITLVELGLSLNGVISALNVEKGMDLLRAKMYNGDNEEQTYDDSNE; this is encoded by the coding sequence ATGGAAAGAATTCCAATACTCAAGATGGGAGATTTTCTGCTGGTTACCATACAGGTCGATCTGTATGACCAATTGGCTGAAAATCTTGAATCTGATTTAATAAATACTATAAATAAACATAATTCAAAGGGTGTCTTAATTGATATATCTGCTGTTTCTATTATTGATTCCTTTATGGGAAGAATTTTAGGAAACATCGCGGTTATGTCAAAAATTATGGATGCCCAAACAGTAGTGGTTGGTATGCAGCCTGCGGTTGCTATTACACTGGTTGAACTTGGATTATCTTTAAACGGTGTCATAAGTGCCTTAAATGTTGAGAAAGGCATGGATTTGCTTCGCGCGAAAATGTACAATGGCGATAACGAGGAGCAGACGTATGACGACAGCAACGAATAA
- a CDS encoding STAS domain-containing protein yields the protein MQNNLLASLKEHQNKLLTTWSELLQASGSTDGATEEEESKEFAALLLDVLQHSNGNTDSDEFEKVHDLLIGISSSRGRRGFSPRENAQYLIAFKESASRILSEIESDSSKLYSANLELGKLLDNMTILTFESYMKGREDVISRQIDEISEISTPVIRVWDGVVALPIIGTLDSSRTQVVMENLLQQIVDTGSSIAILDISGVPAVDSLVAQHLIKTVSATRLMGAECIISGIRPEIAQTVVHLGIDLTGIITKASLASALQTAFEMLQLTVVKRK from the coding sequence ATGCAGAACAATCTCCTGGCAAGCTTGAAAGAGCACCAAAACAAATTATTGACTACATGGTCTGAGCTTTTACAAGCAAGCGGTTCTACTGATGGAGCAACAGAAGAAGAAGAATCAAAAGAGTTCGCAGCCCTTTTACTGGATGTGTTACAGCATTCAAATGGAAATACTGATTCAGATGAATTCGAAAAGGTTCACGATCTGTTAATCGGAATTTCAAGTTCGAGAGGCAGGCGCGGTTTTTCTCCCCGCGAAAATGCACAATACTTGATTGCTTTTAAGGAGTCAGCTTCTAGAATTCTTTCAGAAATAGAATCTGATTCGTCAAAATTATACAGCGCTAATTTGGAGTTAGGCAAATTATTGGATAATATGACAATCTTAACTTTTGAATCTTACATGAAAGGACGTGAAGATGTTATTTCAAGACAGATTGACGAGATAAGTGAGATTTCGACACCAGTTATCCGTGTTTGGGATGGTGTTGTAGCACTTCCTATTATAGGAACCCTTGACAGTTCCAGAACACAGGTGGTAATGGAAAATCTCTTACAGCAGATTGTTGATACAGGCAGTTCTATTGCCATACTTGATATTTCAGGTGTGCCAGCGGTAGATTCACTTGTAGCCCAGCATCTTATAAAAACGGTAAGCGCAACAAGATTAATGGGAGCAGAGTGTATTATCAGCGGTATTCGTCCTGAAATTGCACAAACTGTCGTGCATTTAGGAATTGATCTTACTGGAATTATTACTAAAGCTTCACTTGCAAGTGCTCTTCAAACAGCCTTTGAAATGCTTCAGCTTACGGTTGTGAAAAGAAAATAA
- a CDS encoding DUF6766 family protein, which yields MKKFLRNNGLSICFFLLFIASFAGQILFGFAEHNKDLLEDGAPQITLFSYFSTGHFIESTFENWESEFLQMALLVVLTIFLQQKGSSESKDLDKQEEVDREPSDKRKNVPWPVKKGGWILAVYKHSLSIALFLLFFISMASHFYGSLKDENEQLALKGLPLETASAYIGDSRFWFESFQNWQSEFLSVFAIVIFSIYLRQIGSSQSKPVDAPHMQTGE from the coding sequence ATGAAAAAATTTTTACGCAATAATGGGCTTTCGATTTGTTTCTTTCTATTATTTATAGCCTCTTTTGCGGGACAGATTTTATTTGGATTTGCAGAGCACAATAAAGATCTTTTAGAAGACGGTGCGCCGCAAATTACTCTATTTTCGTATTTCTCTACAGGACATTTTATAGAATCTACATTTGAAAATTGGGAAAGTGAATTTCTGCAGATGGCTTTGTTAGTGGTATTGACAATTTTTTTGCAGCAGAAAGGTTCATCAGAATCTAAGGATTTAGATAAACAGGAAGAAGTTGACAGAGAACCATCAGATAAAAGAAAAAATGTTCCATGGCCGGTTAAAAAAGGAGGGTGGATATTAGCTGTGTACAAGCATTCTCTAAGTATTGCCTTGTTTTTATTGTTTTTTATTTCAATGGCCTCACATTTTTATGGAAGTTTAAAAGATGAAAATGAACAGTTGGCATTAAAAGGTTTGCCTCTGGAAACTGCATCGGCATATATCGGAGATTCGCGGTTTTGGTTTGAGTCTTTCCAGAACTGGCAGAGCGAATTTCTGTCGGTATTTGCTATAGTTATTTTTTCCATTTATCTGAGACAGATTGGATCCTCTCAATCTAAACCTGTAGATGCTCCGCATATGCAGACGGGAGAATAA
- a CDS encoding catalase yields MKNFQDEKQRDLLINKSDGTNKFLTTDQGVRINDDNNSLKAGERGPSLLEDFILREKITHFDHERIPERIVHARGSGAHGFFEVTNPIPELTKAGFLQEKGLKTPVFTRFSTVAGSRGSTDLARDVRGFSVKFYTQEGIYDLVGNNVPVFFIQDASKFPDLIHAVKPEPHNEIPQAASAHDTFWDFISLMPESMHMIMWAMSDRAIPRSYRMMEGFGVHTFRLINEAGESVFVKFHWKPKLGTHAVAWDEAQKISGKNPDFHRQDLWEAIEAGNFPEWDLGVQIIPSEDENKYEFDLLDPTKLVPEELVPVTIIGRMVLNKNPDNFFAETEQIAFHPGHVVPGIDFTNDPLLQGRLFSYTDTQLSRLGSPNFHEIPINRSVAPVHNNQRDGHMRQEINTGRVSYHPNSLGGGCPYQAKIAEGGFASFNERIDAHKIRERSESFNDHFGQAKLFFNSQTPAEKSHIVKALRFELGKVETTAIRLRMLGLLSQVDQELAEKVAIGLGATVPPVLEKPLNHGVSPENENGKQESTTMEQSVKSSDALSMLKNPVNSPTIASRKVAIICADGVSEAAVSNMKKALLQDDAKGCIVAPHLGAVISDTDGEIHVDFSFLTASSVLFDAVYIPDGLGLTVLAESDEVNEFLNDAYKHCKVIGADGKAVSLLSAANFASKITNDDQGLIVSKEAAREKFAKDFIQAMGKHRFWEREPNLYN; encoded by the coding sequence ATGAAAAATTTTCAGGATGAAAAGCAACGAGATCTGCTGATCAACAAATCAGACGGCACTAATAAGTTTCTGACCACCGATCAGGGTGTCAGAATTAATGACGACAATAATTCTCTTAAAGCAGGAGAAAGAGGTCCTTCTTTACTTGAAGATTTTATTCTTAGAGAAAAAATTACACATTTTGACCACGAAAGAATTCCTGAAAGAATCGTTCACGCAAGGGGATCTGGTGCACATGGATTCTTTGAAGTTACTAATCCAATACCAGAACTAACCAAAGCAGGTTTCCTGCAGGAGAAAGGTCTTAAAACGCCTGTTTTTACAAGATTCTCCACAGTTGCAGGATCTCGAGGATCTACAGATCTGGCACGCGATGTACGTGGATTTTCGGTTAAATTTTACACGCAGGAAGGCATCTATGATCTTGTTGGAAATAATGTTCCTGTTTTCTTTATTCAGGATGCATCAAAATTTCCTGACCTTATTCATGCTGTAAAACCAGAACCACACAATGAAATCCCGCAGGCTGCTTCTGCACATGATACCTTCTGGGACTTTATATCACTAATGCCAGAATCGATGCACATGATCATGTGGGCGATGTCTGACCGTGCTATTCCGAGAAGCTATCGTATGATGGAAGGTTTTGGAGTACATACTTTCAGATTAATCAATGAAGCTGGCGAATCTGTGTTTGTGAAATTTCATTGGAAACCTAAATTAGGAACCCACGCAGTTGCTTGGGATGAAGCACAGAAAATTTCAGGAAAAAATCCCGACTTTCACAGACAGGATCTTTGGGAAGCAATCGAAGCAGGAAACTTCCCAGAATGGGACTTAGGCGTTCAGATTATTCCATCAGAAGATGAAAATAAATATGAATTTGATCTGCTTGACCCTACTAAACTGGTTCCCGAAGAACTGGTGCCTGTCACTATAATAGGAAGAATGGTTTTGAACAAAAACCCCGATAACTTTTTTGCAGAAACAGAACAGATTGCTTTTCATCCCGGACATGTAGTTCCTGGAATCGATTTTACAAATGATCCTTTACTGCAGGGACGCTTGTTTTCGTACACAGATACACAGCTTTCCAGATTAGGAAGTCCTAATTTTCATGAAATCCCGATTAACCGCAGTGTAGCGCCTGTACATAATAATCAGCGTGACGGACATATGCGCCAGGAAATTAATACCGGACGTGTCAGTTATCATCCTAATTCTCTTGGAGGAGGCTGTCCTTATCAGGCAAAAATTGCAGAAGGAGGATTTGCTAGTTTTAATGAACGCATCGATGCGCATAAAATAAGAGAAAGAAGTGAAAGTTTTAACGATCATTTCGGACAGGCAAAATTATTTTTCAACAGCCAGACCCCTGCAGAAAAAAGCCATATTGTTAAAGCACTTCGTTTTGAACTGGGAAAAGTCGAAACCACAGCCATAAGACTGAGAATGCTTGGGCTTTTATCACAAGTTGACCAAGAACTGGCCGAAAAAGTAGCCATTGGACTTGGGGCAACGGTTCCTCCTGTTTTAGAAAAACCGCTGAATCACGGTGTATCTCCTGAAAATGAAAACGGAAAACAGGAATCAACCACAATGGAGCAGTCTGTAAAATCATCTGATGCATTAAGCATGCTGAAAAATCCAGTTAATTCGCCAACGATTGCCTCGAGAAAAGTCGCTATCATTTGTGCCGACGGAGTTTCTGAAGCTGCAGTATCTAACATGAAAAAAGCATTGCTTCAGGATGATGCTAAAGGCTGTATTGTGGCACCGCATCTCGGAGCTGTAATTTCAGATACTGATGGGGAAATTCACGTAGATTTCAGCTTTCTTACCGCATCATCGGTGTTGTTTGATGCTGTTTATATACCAGATGGACTTGGTCTGACTGTTCTGGCGGAAAGTGATGAAGTAAATGAATTTTTAAACGATGCTTACAAACACTGCAAAGTAATTGGAGCTGACGGAAAAGCTGTTTCTTTATTAAGTGCTGCAAATTTTGCTTCTAAAATCACAAATGATGATCAAGGGCTTATTGTTAGTAAAGAAGCTGCACGTGAAAAATTTGCAAAAGACTTTATACAAGCAATGGGAAAACATAGATTTTGGGAACGCGAACCAAATCTGTACAATTAA
- a CDS encoding ferritin-like domain-containing protein has translation MKNSEKPNHTKRADKTPKNGIVQPAADAAAELKALFVDSLKDIYWAENALVGALPKMQHNATDASLASAIKEHHAVTQNQVKRIEKVFELIGEKAEGKKCEAMAGLLKEGDSILEETQPGAVRDAGIIAASQKIEHYEIATYGTLVAFAKTLGENDAAKLLTQTLAEEKEADCLLNDIALNTVNIVAAE, from the coding sequence ATGAAAAATTCAGAAAAACCAAATCATACAAAAAGGGCAGACAAAACTCCCAAAAATGGAATTGTACAGCCTGCAGCTGATGCTGCCGCAGAATTAAAAGCTTTATTTGTTGACAGCCTTAAAGACATATATTGGGCAGAAAATGCCTTGGTTGGTGCGCTTCCTAAAATGCAGCATAATGCAACAGATGCAAGTCTTGCTTCAGCTATAAAAGAACATCATGCCGTAACACAAAATCAGGTTAAAAGAATAGAAAAGGTTTTTGAACTGATTGGTGAAAAGGCAGAGGGAAAAAAATGCGAGGCTATGGCAGGATTACTTAAAGAAGGAGACAGTATTCTGGAAGAAACACAGCCTGGAGCAGTTCGTGACGCAGGAATTATTGCAGCTTCACAAAAAATCGAGCATTACGAAATAGCGACCTATGGAACGCTTGTGGCATTTGCTAAAACGCTGGGAGAAAACGACGCTGCAAAATTGCTGACTCAGACACTTGCTGAAGAAAAGGAAGCAGACTGTTTACTTAATGATATCGCATTAAACACTGTAAATATTGTAGCTGCAGAATAA